TGTGGAAAGCTCAATGCTCAAGGTCAAAGGCACGATTATACGTCAGGAAATCAACGATCTGGCGCGCCGCGCGGCGGGGATTTATGCGATGCCCTTTGCCTCAGAGGCCGTGGAGGGCTCAAATGATACGCCCCCCGATCCCTTGCAGGCCGGGCCGGTTGCAAAGCAGTATTTCAACAATCGCAAACTGTCGATCTTTGGCGGGTCAAACGAAATTCAACGCCAGATCATTGCCAAGACCACGCTGGGAGGGGCCAAATGAACTTTGACCTGACCGAAGAGCGGCAAATGTTGCAGGATACACTGCGCCGGTTTCTGCGGGAACGCTACACGACCGAAGTGCGCAACGATATCCTGAACAGCGAGACGGGCATGTCGGCGCAGATCTGGCAGGAGCTGGCAGATCTGGGCGTGATCGGTGCCTTGTTTGATGAAAGCGTCGGTGGTTTTGGCGGACGGGGCTTCGATCTTGCCGTTGTGTTTGAGGAATTGGGCCGGGCGGGCGTTGTGGAACCTTTTCTGGATACGGGCGTGTTAGCGGGCGGATTGATTGCCGATCTGGGCGATAACGCGCAACGCCCTTGGGTTGAGCGTATCATTGCGGGATCTGCACAGGTGGCTTTTGCGCATTCTGAACCCACTAGCCGGTATGATCTGAACCGCGTGGCGACCACTGTCTCGACGCAGGGTGACACAATCGTCCTGAATGGACGCAAGGCGGTGGTGGTGAACGCTGAGGCCGCGGACATGCTGGTGGTTTCGGCGCGCGAGGCGGGCGATGTGGATGACGCAGCGGGGATTTCGTTGTTTCTGGTGCCTGCGGGTGCGTCTGGCGTGAGCGTTCAAGGCTATGCGCTTGTTGCGGGCGGGCGCGCGGGAGAGGTCATTCTGGAAGATGTCGCCCTTGCATCAGACGCGCGTTTGGGTCCTGCAGGCGCTGCGTTTGACGCGATCGAAGCGAGGATGGCTGCGGCCTGTGTTGCGCAATGTGCTGAAACGTTGGGCGCGATGGAAACAGCAACTGCTTTGACGCGGGACTATCTGATGACACGCAAACAATTTGGCCGCCCGATTGGCAGTTTTCAGGCGCTGGCGCACCGCATGTCGGATTTGCTGATCGAAATGGAGCAGGCGCGTTCCGCGGTGATCAACGCTGCCGGGCACCTTGAAAGCGACCGAGTGAGCCGCGAGCGTCACGTGGCAGCGGCAAAAAACCTGATGGCGCGCGCTGGGCGATTGGTCGCGGAGGATAGCATTCAGATGCATGGAGGCATCGCCATGACGCAGGCGTATGAATTGGCCCATATCGCCAAACGCATCGTGATGGCCGAGCACAGGTTCGGCGATTGTGATCATCATCTGGAGCGGTTCATTGCCCTCTCCGCCTGAATTTCCCGTCAGCGGCGCGCAAGGATTGATCGGGTATGACGTCAATCTGGATCGTACAACCGGGCGGGCCGAGGTGTCACTTGAGATCGCCCCGCAACACCTTAACCGCAACGACAGCCTGCATGGCGGGATCCTGGCGATGATGCTGGATTCTGCCGCAGGTTTTGCTGCCTCGCTGAGCTTTGGCGGGGAAACCTTGTCCGGCGTAGTGACCGTTTCATTGACCACGCAATTCGTCGCTGCCGTCAGCGCGGGCCGCGTGGTGGCGACTGGTAGTGTGTCTGGGGGTGGGCGAAAGATCGTTTACGCAGATGCGGAATTGCGCGACGCGAACGGCGATTTAATCGCCAAGGCCTGCGGCGTTTTTAAAAGGGTTTCGTAATGGCAAGGATTGAAGATAAGGGCGACCGCCTGATCATTTGGAACGGCAATGCCGCGCGACGGGGCGCATTGACGCCCGAATTATATGACTGCATTGCGCGGGCCATGGCGCAGGCCGAAGACCCGCGCATCCGTGCTGTGATCCTGACCTCGGAAGGGGATTTCTTTTGTGCAGGCGGGGATTTGAACGTCCTGATTGAGCGTCGCAACATCTCAGAGCCGGAACGACGTGAGAAAGTTGATGATTTGCATGGGTTGATCCGAGCGATGCGGGCTTGCCCGGTTCCCTTGATCGCCGCTGTGCAAGGGGGTGCGGCAGGGGCCGGGCTGTCACTGGCGCTGGCCTGTGATCTGATTGTTTCTAGCAAGGATGCTATGTTTACAGCGGCCTACGTAAAGGCGGGTCTGGTGCCGGATGCAGGTTTGACGGCGTCATTGGCACGCAGTTTACCGCGCCCCTTGGCGATGGAAATGTGCCTCTTGGCGCATCCCGTTTCGGCCCAGAGAATGGCCGATCTGGGTGTAATCAACGCGGTGGTTGGTACCGGTGCAACGTTTGCAGCGGCGTCGGATCTTGCCGATGCCTTGTCTCGGGGCCCGCGTAAGGCCCAAGGCATGATCCGTCGTCTTGTAGCCGATGCCTATGAAACCACCGAAGCTGCGCAGCTGGATGCAGAACGCGACGCTATGGCGCATGCGGCAGGGGGCGCGGAAGCCGGCGAAGGGATCGCGGCGTTTCTGGAGAAACGCTTGCCCGAGTTCGGCGCATGATCTGGGACACGGAACTCACCCGCCGTCTGGGCATAGAGCGCCCGATCGTGGCCGGCGGATTGCAGTGGCTGGGTGATGCGCGCTACGTCAGTGCCGCCGCAAGCGCGGGCATCATGGGTTTTATCACGGCGGCGAGTTTTCCAGACCCACAGGCGTTGCGCGCCGAGATTGCGAGCGCCCGAACGGCCTGTGGCACGCGGCCCTTTGGTGTCAATGTGTCGATGCTGCCAAAGCTGGTGCCTGGCGATCAGGTCGAGGATGTTTTCAGGCTGATTGCGGATGAGGGCGTGCGGGCAATCGAAACATCCGGGCGCAATCCCGAACCCTACATCCCGCTGCTGAGGGACCTTGGCCTGACGGTTTTGCACAAGGTTCCCGCCGTGCGTTACGCGATCAAGGCGCAAGCGGTTGGCGTGGATATGGTCTCCATTGTGGGGGCCGAATGCGGCGGGCATCCCGGTCTTGATATGATTGGGTCATTCGTCAATGGCGCTATGGCGGGCGAAGCTTTGGAGATTCCGTTTCTGATCGGTGGTGGGGTCGGGCACGGCAGCCAGTTGATTGCAGCACTGGGCATGGGCGCGGCAGGTGTGGTCATGGGCACGCGTCTTTTGGTGGCAGAGGAAATTTCCGCGCACCGAGGGTACAAACAGGCGCTGGTGACGGCGAGTGAACGGGATACGGCGCTGACCATGAGTTCACTGCGCAACACGGTGCGCACGCTGGCTAATGAAACCACGGCGGAGGTTTTGCGCATGGAGGCCGAGACGCCGGACATCACGATTGGTGATCTGATGCCGCTGGTGTCGGGAAAGATCGGACGCAAGGCCTATGAGTCGGGTGACGTCAGCCGGGGGCTTCTGTCGGCGGGTCACGCGCTGGGCCTGACGGATAAGATTGAGCCGATGGCCGATATTATTGAGCGCATTGAAGTTCAGGCAGTGGCGGCGCAACAACGTTTGGCGGGCGTTTTGCCTGTTGCGAAGGCAGCGGAATGAGCGCGCGCGTCGATGACTTTCTGACGGATCAGGTCGCGGCGCGCGCAGACGCGCGGGCGATGTGCGACGAGACGGGTGCCGACTGGTCATGGGCTGATTTGCAAGCGGCCAGTTTCGACGCGGCGGAATGCCTGAAAACACGCGGGGTTAAGTCAGGGGACAGAGTGGTTATTCTGTGCGAGAACTGCGTGGCGGTCGTTGCCTTCCTGTTTGCCTGTTGGCAGATCGGTGCCATTGCCGTGCCGGTTAATGCACGCCAATCCGCATCAGAAGTTGGTCGCATTCTGGAACATGCCACGCCTGCCTGTGTGGTTTTGACCCCACGCGTTTCGACGGATGCGGAGACCCATGGCACACAACTAGGGGCGAGTGCATGTGCCGGAAAGTTTGGTGATGTGGCCGTTGCCACGCCCTATGCGTCCAATCCTGAAGAGGACGCGCGTATCGCCGTTTTACTTTATACGACAGGGACGACGGGTGTACCCAAAGGGGTGATGCTGAGCCATGAGAACCTGCGATTTGGCGGCATGGCATCGGCCAATTTACGTGAAATGACGGCGCGGGATGTGATTTACGGCGTCTTGCCGGTCACTCATGTTTTTGGGTTAGCCTCCATTGTCACCGCTGCCGCCTGCACGGGCGCTGCGATCCGGTTTGAAGCGCGGTTTTCTGCAGCAAAGCTTTACGAGGCGCTGCGCGGCGGCGTGACCTTACTGTCGGCGGTGCCGCAAATGCACGCGCTGTTGATGCAGTATACGGCCGAGCAAGGGTACGCGCAGTTGGGTTCGCCTGATTTGCGATATGTGTCCTCGGGCGCGGCTCCATTGGATCCTGCCTGGAAGCGGAAAGCGGAAGCTTTTTACGGCGTGGCACTGCAGAACGGGTACGGCATGACGGAAACCACGGCGGGGGTGTCGATCACCAAAAGCTCGTTGGGATCATCGGATATTTCGGTGGGCCCCCCCTTGCCGGGCGTCGAGGTGCGCATTGATGAAACCGTGCCCGGTGGCGGGGACGGCAGCGGAGAGGTGCTGACCCGCGGAGGCCATGTCATGTTGGGATATTTCCGCAACCCGGATGAAACCGCGCGCGCGCTGGATGCGGAGGGCTGGATGCATACCGGTGATCTGGGGCGTCTGGATTCGGCGGGGCGTTTGCATATCCTGGGCCGTTCAAAAGAGCTGATTATTCATGGCGGTTTCAATGTCTATCCGCCGGAGGTCGAGGCCGCCATCAACGATCATCCGCTGGTGATCCAATCTGCGGTCATCGGGCGGATGCATGCGGGAGACGAAGAGGTTTTGGCTTTTGTGCAGGTCGCACCCCAGAGTAACCTGACCGTTGAGGCCTTGCGCGTGTTTCTCAAGGAACGGTTGACGGGTTACAAACGACCAACTCGAATTGTCCTGGCGACTGAACTGCCCGCCGCACCGACGGGCAAGATACTGAAACACAGGCTGCTTGAGGCCTTTGCAGAAAGGCTTTGAAGGGGTAAAGGTGGCCTGAAGCCCACCCTACCCGCGCGGGCTGCGTTTCCTTCAGATATCAGACGTAGGTACCATTTGCAGCGTCGCGGATCGCGCGGATGTTTGTGCCGTAGGGTGCAGGATCAGAGACCGATCCGCCCCGGAACACTGCCGAGCCCGCGACCAGAACGTCCGCACCGGCCTTGGCCACCAAGGGCGCGGTTGTCGGATCCACACCGCCGTCGATTTCGATGTGCACGGGGCGATCACCGATCATGGCGCGCAACTGGCGCACCTTGTCGATCTGGCTGTGAATGAACTTTTGCCCGCCAAAACCGGGATTCACTGTCATCACACAGATCAGATCGACCATATCAAGCAAGTACTCCACGGCACTTGCCGGGGTGCCGGGGTTCAGCGCCACGCCAGCTTTGGCACCGGCGTTGCGAATGGCCTGAACGGTGCGGTGGATGTGCGGGCCAGCTTCCACATGGGCGGTGATCACATCAGCGCCAGCTTTTGCAAAGGCGTCGATATAGGGATCCACAGGCGCAATCATCAGATGCACATCCATCACGCCCTTGATGTGCGGACGGATCGCGGCACAGGTGGCGGGGCCAAAGGTGATGTTAGGCACAAAATGCCCGTCCATTACGTCGACATGGACCCAATCCGCGCCTTGTGCCTCAATCGCTTCGCACTCGGCGCCAAAATTGGCGAAGTCGGCAGCGAGGATGGAGGGAGCGATTTTCAGCGAGCGGTCAAAGGACATATGCGAACCTCAGCAGGTGTCAGGGTTGGGGCCGCTATAGCCTTGGGGCAGGGAGAGAGGCAAGAGGCGGTCTTGCAGCTTTGGCTGGCTGGGGTAATGTTTGATCAAATGCGCAGAGGTTTGGGAGAACACCATGTTGAAATTCAATCGCCGCCAAAGCATCGCAACACTCGGGGCCGCAGCGGCTGTGGGGCTGGCCGCGCCAGCCTACGCGACGGGCAAGAAGATCACCCTTGGTGCGTTGCGGTTCACCAGCCATTCCGGCAGTTTCATCGCGTTTGAGCGCAATTATTTCGCCGATGCAGGCCTT
This genomic interval from Paracoccaceae bacterium contains the following:
- a CDS encoding acyl-CoA dehydrogenase family protein, translating into MNFDLTEERQMLQDTLRRFLRERYTTEVRNDILNSETGMSAQIWQELADLGVIGALFDESVGGFGGRGFDLAVVFEELGRAGVVEPFLDTGVLAGGLIADLGDNAQRPWVERIIAGSAQVAFAHSEPTSRYDLNRVATTVSTQGDTIVLNGRKAVVVNAEAADMLVVSAREAGDVDDAAGISLFLVPAGASGVSVQGYALVAGGRAGEVILEDVALASDARLGPAGAAFDAIEARMAAACVAQCAETLGAMETATALTRDYLMTRKQFGRPIGSFQALAHRMSDLLIEMEQARSAVINAAGHLESDRVSRERHVAAAKNLMARAGRLVAEDSIQMHGGIAMTQAYELAHIAKRIVMAEHRFGDCDHHLERFIALSA
- a CDS encoding PaaI family thioesterase — protein: MPSPPEFPVSGAQGLIGYDVNLDRTTGRAEVSLEIAPQHLNRNDSLHGGILAMMLDSAAGFAASLSFGGETLSGVVTVSLTTQFVAAVSAGRVVATGSVSGGGRKIVYADAELRDANGDLIAKACGVFKRVS
- a CDS encoding enoyl-CoA hydratase family protein, which produces MARIEDKGDRLIIWNGNAARRGALTPELYDCIARAMAQAEDPRIRAVILTSEGDFFCAGGDLNVLIERRNISEPERREKVDDLHGLIRAMRACPVPLIAAVQGGAAGAGLSLALACDLIVSSKDAMFTAAYVKAGLVPDAGLTASLARSLPRPLAMEMCLLAHPVSAQRMADLGVINAVVGTGATFAAASDLADALSRGPRKAQGMIRRLVADAYETTEAAQLDAERDAMAHAAGGAEAGEGIAAFLEKRLPEFGA
- a CDS encoding nitronate monooxygenase, with protein sequence MIWDTELTRRLGIERPIVAGGLQWLGDARYVSAAASAGIMGFITAASFPDPQALRAEIASARTACGTRPFGVNVSMLPKLVPGDQVEDVFRLIADEGVRAIETSGRNPEPYIPLLRDLGLTVLHKVPAVRYAIKAQAVGVDMVSIVGAECGGHPGLDMIGSFVNGAMAGEALEIPFLIGGGVGHGSQLIAALGMGAAGVVMGTRLLVAEEISAHRGYKQALVTASERDTALTMSSLRNTVRTLANETTAEVLRMEAETPDITIGDLMPLVSGKIGRKAYESGDVSRGLLSAGHALGLTDKIEPMADIIERIEVQAVAAQQRLAGVLPVAKAAE
- a CDS encoding class I adenylate-forming enzyme family protein; its protein translation is MSARVDDFLTDQVAARADARAMCDETGADWSWADLQAASFDAAECLKTRGVKSGDRVVILCENCVAVVAFLFACWQIGAIAVPVNARQSASEVGRILEHATPACVVLTPRVSTDAETHGTQLGASACAGKFGDVAVATPYASNPEEDARIAVLLYTTGTTGVPKGVMLSHENLRFGGMASANLREMTARDVIYGVLPVTHVFGLASIVTAAACTGAAIRFEARFSAAKLYEALRGGVTLLSAVPQMHALLMQYTAEQGYAQLGSPDLRYVSSGAAPLDPAWKRKAEAFYGVALQNGYGMTETTAGVSITKSSLGSSDISVGPPLPGVEVRIDETVPGGGDGSGEVLTRGGHVMLGYFRNPDETARALDAEGWMHTGDLGRLDSAGRLHILGRSKELIIHGGFNVYPPEVEAAINDHPLVIQSAVIGRMHAGDEEVLAFVQVAPQSNLTVEALRVFLKERLTGYKRPTRIVLATELPAAPTGKILKHRLLEAFAERL
- the rpe gene encoding ribulose-phosphate 3-epimerase, producing MSFDRSLKIAPSILAADFANFGAECEAIEAQGADWVHVDVMDGHFVPNITFGPATCAAIRPHIKGVMDVHLMIAPVDPYIDAFAKAGADVITAHVEAGPHIHRTVQAIRNAGAKAGVALNPGTPASAVEYLLDMVDLICVMTVNPGFGGQKFIHSQIDKVRQLRAMIGDRPVHIEIDGGVDPTTAPLVAKAGADVLVAGSAVFRGGSVSDPAPYGTNIRAIRDAANGTYV